The region CGGGTGGATCTTGGGTTAATGGATTTGTGGCAATGGCAGTTCTGTTGCATTTAATGTCAAGATTAACATTTTGTGGTGCCAATGAAAttgaccacttcttctgtgatttTACCCCAGTCATTGAGCTTGTCTGTAGTGAAAATCACACACTAGAACTTCTGGGGACAATTTTTTCCTCCATGTTCACGCTGATCCCCTTTTTATTAACTGTGACATCATATATTTTTATCATTTCCACTATCCTAAGAATTCCATCGGCCATCCAGAGGCAAAAGGCCTTCTCCACCTGCTCATCTCATCTTATTGTGGTCACAATATTTTATGGGAGTTTGATCATTGTTTATGTCATACCATGGAGTGAGACAATGAAAGAATTAAACAAAGTCTTTTCTCTCTTTTACACTGTCCTGACACCGTTGGCCAATCCCCTcatatacagtctgagaaacagagAAGTGAAAGAAGCCCTTCGGAAATGTCTTAGCAAGCACAATTGGTTCTCAAAAATTTCTTGGTGATAAGGATAAAAATAACTCATATTTGCATGAGCATGCATTATCAGCTTATACTATCATTCTGAAATCTTCAGTTTATTTCTGTGATATCCCTGAACTTTTATACTTGTGGCTTCATTGTAAATCTAGCAAGAAGAAGTACTGTTCCTTTGTACTGATGTATAGTTCACCTTGTCAGAAGGGGAGATTTTTAAAGGAGAGATCTGGCATGAGCCATTGCCTACAGAGAtagctcctccctcccctccccacccacaatccaccccccatgctggcttacctaCTCTGGAGCAGGTCGCTGGCTGTGCCgcagggcccaaaatggccactggcagcATGAAGTGGAACTCTGTTACCTTGTCTTAACTAGTCCAAGAGGAATGGGCTAACTCTACTAGACCAATAGGATAAATCACCTACTTATGTCCTGGTTCTTTACCAGAGATTTGTCCAGAAGCCAGAACAAACATAAATTGGAAAAGCACTGTCACGCCTGGGCAAAAGCACAAGACCAGATGAACTGTGCCTGTGTGAAAGTGCAGACATTGCTGTCCATTAGTTGGGATGTCTGTAAATCAGATGTATTTAACTTGGGGATCCATCATAAAGTGGAACTCCCGCTCACTCAGAAACAGAGGTTGTATGGGACAGGCTGACAGAATCATCTGTCAAGACTGCAGTcggcaaaaaaaaaagtaaattgaAGTTGCCACTGCAGCTCCCCATGTGGTAATGCAGGGGTGCCAACACAGTGTCCACAGAATCCTGCAGGGAGTTGTGGCCTCTGGAGGATTCCTCAGcataagggaatgtctgttcccttgccctgtgaAAGCCCCTGTGAACCCAGTGGTTCaagctggacttgcaccagtgatattgctggcgcaagtcctctTTGACCCACGaaagcagatcaagcccaggagaggGGTCAGGTCAGCACAGTCACtaaacccatccccttcctgggtccaaGCTGCCTTTCTACCTGCCCTCATTGCCGCCCTATTCTGCCGATCCTCACCCCATACTGCCACCTTTCCACCTCCATCCTGGTCTCTGCACAGCCTTAACTCAGGGAGCAGCTTCTAGTGTCCATTGCCATGTGGACCTGGCCACTGACCAGTTACAGTGGCAGCCAGGCCAAggtggcaggagggctttttggaggtggggaggaggcagttttgTAGGGAGGTtggaatggggcagatcaggcctgggagggggcagtattggcagaggagacctctgccataACCTaatccctctccctgcccagcgtTACATGGGGCTTGCGAATTTGtggtagctaaatagctggcacgaATCGAAGAAGCCCAAAAGGGTAGGCTGGGTCTTTACTTGGGCTAAGGAGACATGTATCCCCTTAGCCTGGGGAGACCTCCAGGCACCTCCTAAGTTTCACTGGGATTGGGATGCCCCTGTGCCAAcattccaagaggaattttataaaAGAAGTTTGATGCCTCCTGCAAATCATCCTCTGTTTGGTTGTAGAAGATTTCCAGTTGCTTCTTTTCTTGTATGTTGTTCACTTTATTTTGTTTGTGTAGTGGGTTCCCATCAGCAATATATTTGCTATTCCATCCACCTAATTCCCAAGGGGGACATACTATTCTTAAAATAATGAGATCACTGATATTGTTTGCACTAAAATCTAAGCCTGTATTGTCAATAATTAAATCCCATCTGCTACAGCCCTAAGGAGGAGTTCATAAGTTAAGAAAATACATATAATTGATCATAAGAGATTTGTATCTCCTAGGGAAGGGAACTcatttaatatataacatgaataCTCAACTAGAACAACAACAGGTAACAGGTACCCCGTTAGATATTTGTAATAGTTAAATGAATGAAAAACTTGAAACAAATGGACTTGATAAAGAACAATCTGGAATCTACATCTCTCGTGCGACAGGCTGATGAGGTAAGGAAGAACATGGTGCAATAGATTGGTGAAATAGCAAACAACAGATTACTACCAGATCAAGGGAAGCTCAAAGTAGATCAAAATTGCCGATAGTCAGTAAAAACGATAATAGAGCTGGGGgggatgggagaaaaaaaaaacaaaaacaaaaaacaaaaaacagttgtCTCATCATTTCTGCTCAGCAAAGACCTTCACACCCATTTTTTTCCTGCTGAGATGGAGGGAGTGTTGTCTGAGATTAAGGTACAACCTCCTTTTTTGCTTTCAGAAAAGCTATTTCCTCCCCTATAAGCAGCTGCTGATTCACAAGAACATGCCCTCTTAATAGATTATAAGACCCAAAATGCAGTGGCGGACATGTCATAAGTTCCTATGAGGTCATATCTTAAACTTGCGtctaggaggaagagaagaaccaTCAGGGAAATCAAACACTCCTCACAGAATGCATTCTCCTGCAAAACATGACAGTGAGAATTTGAAATAGATCATTTTAGCAGTTGCTCTGTAGTGTCTTCAGCGTATTATGCTTTATGCTCCTTTTCCTAGTAACTATTCAGCACATTTCTGCCTTTTAattgtgtaatttttttaataATGTGAAACATTAATGTGATGTCCATGGGctctcaggggtctccaagcttttcgaccagagggccacatcaaatatctggcatagtgttgaaggccggaaaaataaataaattttaaatataaaatgtaaaaaaatacattagaaagcttcagaaagcctaaggcaTTCAGAaagcccaaaaagtcacttcttgcaggggaccagagttGCCGTGGGCTGGATAGGGGATGTTGTGGGCCATATCTGGGCCCCGGGCCgagatttggagacccctgggctagagtaatGAAATAGTCCAAGCTGAAAAAAACTGAACTGATCAAGGGAAGCTCAAAGTAGATCAAAATTGCCAATAGTCAGTAAAAACGATAATAGAGCTGGGGGGGATGggggaataaaaacaaaaaacagttgtCTCATTGTTTCTGCTCAGCAAAGACCTTCACACCCAGTTTTTCCTGCTGAGATGGAGGGAGTGTTGTCTGAGATTAAGGTAGAACCTCCTTTTTTGCTTTCAGAAAAGCTATTTCCTCCCCTATAAGCAGCTGCTGATTCACAAGAACATGCCCTCTTAATAGATTATAAGACCTAAAATGCAGTGGCGGACATGTCATAAGTTCCTATGATGTCATATCTTAAACTTGCCtctaggaggaagagaagaaccaTCAGGGAAATCAAACACTCCTCACAGAATTCATTTTCCTGGGGTTCGGAGATCTTCAAGAACTCAAGAGCCTgctgtttctgctgtttttcctgaTCTACATATTAACCATGGCAGGGAACATCCTCATCATAGCCCTCATTGTGACTGATGGTCAtcttcacacccccatgtacttcttcttggGAAACTTGTCTTTGTTGGAGATCTGTTACACCTCCAACATCCTGCCCAAAGTCCTTGCTAGCTTTGCAAGTGGAGACAAAACCATTTCTGTTTGGGGATCAGTTTTATGTCTTTCCTTCCCTGGTGGTTACAGAATGTTGTCTCCTAGCAGTGATGTCCTTAGATCAGTATCTAGCCATCTGCAGACCGCTACACTatgctaaattttttttaataatgtgaAACATTAATGTGATGTCCATGGGctctcaggggtctctaaacttttcgaccagagggccacatcaaatatctggtgttgCAACGTAACGCTACTTGGgcagcacccagggtttagaatcTTGGTGCTTGAGGaaaagtgctaaaagcagaagcactctgagggtttgaaagttagaactggagcaacagaaagtcaaagcaatgagagacacagcagacattcagagggttgatgcagggagagctaagccggaagtaggacggtatgagatcgagagagaagtccgtcctcccggctagcttcctcagacttttattcattctcaaaacacatgataacACTAGGGCAAATTACTGAAGATTActgaaacctgctggctctggcttgaccgcaatacacattcctagatatgcgcttcttcataacatcctttgtttacaggctctgggcgaagactcagcaactggcccactctggcgtgcctgagtgggggggcagcaggtttgcctgcctgcctaccggttgccatgttaccaaggctaagcccagcACCTGTGCATTTCCCTACAATCTGGCATAGTGTTgaaggccagaaaaataaataaataaatataaaatgtaaaaaaatacattagaaagcttcagaaaacctaaggccttcagacagcccaaaaagtcacttcttgcATGGGGCCAGAGTTGCCGTGGGCTGGATAGGGGAtgttgtgggccgcatctgggccccgggccgaggtttggagacccctgggctagagtaatGAAATAGTCCAAGCTGAAAACAACtgaacaaatggggggggggaaggacagcaAGCACTACAGCCAAAGCAGTGGCATCCCCCCATTCCCCATGCAGTGTCTGTTTGGCACATACGTTACCACTTCTGGGTAAAGGCAACCTCAGTGTACAGAGGCACAACGTCTTTGAATATCAGGTGCTTGGAACAAATGATAGGGGAGGTGAGTTGTCCTCATAGGATGCTTGTGAGCTCCCCAGAGGTATCTGCCTCAGCCAATCAAAATTAGAGTACTGGATTCTGTAGAATTTTGTTTGCAACTAACTGATCTATTTTTGATTCTTAAATTTATAATTCGCATGTTCTAGATTTGAATGTGCTGCATTATGTTGAAGAACATAAACATGCTCTCCCTCTAGTTGTGCAGTCGTTGAGTAGGATGATGAGTATGGCAATGATGTATCTGTCCACACGCGTTCATGATATTTTTCTGGAGACTGCATTAGAAATACAAGAAACTGATTCAGATTATTGAGCCAtctagttttttgttgttttttttctgcctaGCCTTaggaatgccagggattgaacctgggtgtGATCTAAccctgagctacagtcccttGCTTTCAGCATATCTAAGCCTACGGCCCtatataggccagtggttctcaaacttgagggaagcaacccaccagtttgtgtaaagggtgtcccatccctttaaggggtgagcGAGGGGGCAAGGGCAGCGACACGACCCCAGGAGCACGTTGctaacaggggtggaagggggtgcttttacttaaaGGTGGCTTTTTTCTACATTCTAAGCagcggagagccctgtggaggcctgcacggggctccccacacctcctgcaatgtcctgcaggcagtaaaagcaccccccttccacccctgttagtgatgcgatcctggggtcactgccctcactccctccttACAAAGACTGACcccgggagtaaaactcctgggaagtttgagagccactgctataACTTATACACAcgtacctgaaagtaagtcccactgaattcattgaGACTAACTTCGGGGTAGAACAGGAGCTTGTCCCACTCATATTTTCTGCAGAGCTGGAGGGTTGTTTGAGACAAAGATAGAGAGTTGTCTGAGACAGAGGAGTTTGAATGTCAGCACCATCTTTTGCAAGTCTAGGAGACTttcagccgaatcctatgcattattcagaagtaagactcattctagtcaatagggcttactctcagaaaagtgtacaaaggattgcacccttcctctcaggtaaatgtggatagaattgtagacGGTGCTTGAAAATGGGAAGACAGAGATGTCCAAAGGGAACAAAAACCTAGGGGCATTAATTTGCAAGAAACAGATAAACTAGATTAATAAAGAACTGAGTGATTATCCAAAGTCATTCACTGCAGAACAAGCTGCACTAAGGGGTTCAGGAGATCATGAGGGTTGGTTCTGATGTAGCATCAGACCAGTGTTGCCAGCCAGAAGCATAGTATTCATAGTCCTCTGCAAGAAAGCCAGCATATCAAGTAGAAGCCGTACCTCTTTTTTGCTTTCAAAAAAGTTATTTCCTGCAGACTGTAGCACCTGCTGATTCACAAGACCGTGGGCCTTGAATTGACTGTAAGGTGTAACATGTCAGAAGTTCCTGCAATGCCAAATTCTGCAATGCCAAATTTACTAAAAAATTGTCTCTAGCAGGAAGAGAAGATCAAACAGGGGAATCAGACACTCCTCACAGAATTCATTCTCCTGGGGTTCGGAGATCTTCAAGAACTCAAGAGTCTGatgtttctgctgtttttcctgaTCTACATTTTAACCATGGCAGGGAACATCCTCATCATAGCCCTCGTTGTGACTGATGGTCAtcttcacacccccatgtacttcttatTGGGAAACTTGTCATTGTTGGAGATCTGCTGCACCTCCAACATCCTGCCCAAGGTCCTCGCTAGCTTTGCAAGTGAAGACAAAACCATTTCTGTTTGGGGATGTTTGCTTCAGTTTTATGTTTTTTGCTCCCTGGCCGTTACAGAATGTTGTCTCCTAGCAGTGATGTCCTTAGATCGGTATCTAGCCATCTGCAGACCGCTACACTATGCGATGATCATGAAAGACAAGGTATGCCTTAGCCTGGCAGCTGGATCATGGGTTAGCGGGTTCTCATCCATGTACGTCATGTTGTACCTCGTGTCAACATTAACCTTTTGTGGCCCCAATGAAAttgaccacttcttctgtgatctTTCACCTCTCCTGGGAATCGCCTGCAGTGATACATATATAGTAGAATGGGTGTCTGTAATATTCGCCTCAATGTTCACTTACCCACCATTCTTGTTTACACTGGCCTCCTATGTCTTTGTGATCTCCACCATCCTGCGTATTCCATCCACTGCTGGGAGGAAGAAAACATTCTC is a window of Tiliqua scincoides isolate rTilSci1 chromosome 5, rTilSci1.hap2, whole genome shotgun sequence DNA encoding:
- the LOC136652530 gene encoding LOW QUALITY PROTEIN: olfactory receptor 6N1-like (The sequence of the model RefSeq protein was modified relative to this genomic sequence to represent the inferred CDS: inserted 2 bases in 1 codon), whose protein sequence is MDITEWKNRTEMAEFILLGFRDLQGLNIFLFPLFLLIYTFTMVGNLIILGLVVSDHRLHTPMYFFLGNLSYLETYYTTTILPKILSSILTGNRSISISGCIVQFHFFASLEVTECGLXAMMSYDRYLAICKPLHYSTLMNSRVCISLAGGSWVNGFVAMAVLLHLMSRLTFCGANEIDHFFCDFTPVIELVCSENHTLELLGTIFSSMFTLIPFLLTVTSYIFIISTILRIPSAIQRQKAFSTCSSHLIVVTIFYGSLIIVYVIPWSETMKELNKVFSLFYTVLTPLANPLIYSLRNREVKEALRKCLSKHNWFSKISW